The Bacillus sp. Y1 genome includes the window TTTGTTTATATGTACGTAGTTCATCACGTAAAAGTCGTTTGTAATATTCATATTTTAGCTCCACCAGTTCATCCTCTTTGCGGAGTTTTTCGGTAAGATAGAGCATCGATTGCTCGGTAATCATAACTATTTTTCACCTCTGTCCAGCACGTTCGCATTCCCTACATAATGATAAACAAAAAACTTGCGTTGTGCAAAAAATTCTTGATACTTTCTCTATTATTTTTGAAAACCCTTTATCCTTCAAGGGCATTTCGTATTAATTTCTCTGTTTTTTTCCAGCCATTCCTAATTCCTTGACAAACGCATGATTTAATAGAAAGATTGTATACTAAATGTGAATCAACCGTAGGAAGGATGATTATGTGAAGGAGAAAAAACTAGGTTCGGTATTTTACATATCTGTTGTTATCATAAGTTTATTTGTATTATGGGGACTACTCGCACCAGAAAACTTGACAGAGTCTGCCAATGCGGCCCTCGCCTTTACTACGGGGACTTTTGGATGGTTTTATCTATTAGCTGCCTTTATCTTTTTAGTTTTCTCGGCGTACATGGCATTTGGACCATATGGAAAAATCAAGCTTGGGAAGGATGATGATGAGCCCGAATACTCGTACTTTTCATGGTTCGCCATGCTATTTTCTGCAGGTATGGGGATCGGGTTGGTCTTTTGGGGAGTAGCTGAACCAATCACTCATTATATCGATCCCCCGCTTGATTTGGCAGAGGGTCAAACAGCAGAAGCAGCTCGTTATGCGTTACGATACTCCTTTTTCCACTGGGGTCTCCATCCTTGGGCGATTTATTGCATCATTGCCCTTGGACTTGCTTATTCACAGTTTAGAAAAGGAGAGTCTGGACTGATTAGTTCCACCTTCCGTCCTCTACTTGGAAACAGGGTCGAGGGGCAGATTGGAAAAGGAATTGATACATTTGCTACGATCGCAACGACGTTTGGTGTTGCGACTTCTCTAGGATTAGGGACACTTCAAATTAACAGTGGCCTTTCCCATGTATTAGGAATTCCAAACAACACTACGATTCAAATGATCATCATCGCTATTGTCACCATCCTTTATATGGTTTCTGCTACCACAGGACTTGATAAAGGAATTCGTTACTTAAGTAATTTGAATTTAGGATTGGCGGTCGCACTCTTATTATTTGTGATTGTCGTTGGACCCACCTCCTTTATATTTGATGCCTTAACCACTACAATTGGGGGCTACATAGGAAACATCATTCCGATGAGCTTCCGTTTATCTCCTTTTACCCAAGGAACATGGGTTGGTGCCTGGACCCTGTTTTATTGGGCCTGGTGGATATCTTGGGCACCATTTGTTGGAACCTTTATCGCTCGTGTGTCTAAAGGGAGAACCATCAAAGAGTTTGTCCTTGGGGTATTGCTTGTCCCAACCTTATTCGGTACCATTTGGTTTTCAGCTTTTGGCGGCTCTGCTCTTTTCTTTGAGCTTTTTGAAAACAAAGGAATTGTCGATGCGGTGAGCAACGATGTGACAACTGCCCTTTTTATCACCTTAGAGCAATTCCCACTTGGAACCATTTTAGCAGGATTAGGGACATTGTTAATTATTACGTTCTTCATTACCTCTGCTGACTCCGCTACATTAGTGCTTGGAATGCTCACGTCCAAAGGCGTGTTAAATCCCGCGAATTCTACTAAAATCATTTGGGGAGTGCTGCAATCAAGCATTGCTGCGGTGTTATTGTGGAGTGGCGGATTAAATGGACTACAAACCGCCTCGATTGTGGCTGCCCTTCCTTTTGCTGTGATTATGGTATTGATGGTTGTAGCATTGAGTAAGTCATTAAATGAGGAAGTAAAAGAGCAGAAACTGATTGAAAAGCGTCGGAATAAAAAATTAGACCAGCTTTTACAAGAAAGTGATTTATAATAAAAAAGCCTTCTAAGCTTTGATACTTAGAAGGCTTTTCTCTTTTATAAACTCAATTTGGAACGCAAGTACGCATTAATGAAAATGTCGAGATCTCCGTCCATAACTGCTTGCACATTTCCCGTTTCCGTGCTGGTACGGTGATCTTTTACCATCGAGTACGGATGGAACACGTACGATCGAATTTGTGATCCCCAGCCAATTTCCTTCTGCTCACCACGAATTTCCAACAGCTCTGCTTCTTGCTCTTCAATCTTTTTCTGATAAAGCTTGGCTTGAAGCATCTTCATTGCACGCTCACGGTTTTTAATTTGCGAACGCTCGGTTTGACAAGTTACCACGACATTCGTTGGAAGGTGGGTAATACGAACGGCAGAGTCCG containing:
- a CDS encoding glycine betaine uptake BCCT transporter; its protein translation is MKEKKLGSVFYISVVIISLFVLWGLLAPENLTESANAALAFTTGTFGWFYLLAAFIFLVFSAYMAFGPYGKIKLGKDDDEPEYSYFSWFAMLFSAGMGIGLVFWGVAEPITHYIDPPLDLAEGQTAEAARYALRYSFFHWGLHPWAIYCIIALGLAYSQFRKGESGLISSTFRPLLGNRVEGQIGKGIDTFATIATTFGVATSLGLGTLQINSGLSHVLGIPNNTTIQMIIIAIVTILYMVSATTGLDKGIRYLSNLNLGLAVALLLFVIVVGPTSFIFDALTTTIGGYIGNIIPMSFRLSPFTQGTWVGAWTLFYWAWWISWAPFVGTFIARVSKGRTIKEFVLGVLLVPTLFGTIWFSAFGGSALFFELFENKGIVDAVSNDVTTALFITLEQFPLGTILAGLGTLLIITFFITSADSATLVLGMLTSKGVLNPANSTKIIWGVLQSSIAAVLLWSGGLNGLQTASIVAALPFAVIMVLMVVALSKSLNEEVKEQKLIEKRRNKKLDQLLQESDL